From Tachysurus fulvidraco isolate hzauxx_2018 chromosome 6, HZAU_PFXX_2.0, whole genome shotgun sequence:
CCAGTTTGTCTGTTGTGGTCCACCAGGTAGTAGCTGCACATGGAATATGTCATTTGCTTGGATACCGACACGACAATGAGGAGGAGTGGGAtgaggtaataaaaaaaatgacaaccatgatgaaataacttccatACAAATCTTAAGAGGACATTTACagatattttagttattttaacattctTTCCCATAGAATTTCTTTCCCATTTTTCTTCACATCGAACATTGAAACTTAAACACGACtacataaagaataaaatggTGTTGTTACGGGAACATAAGTTAGTAGACAGTTTAAGTGTAGTGCATTACCACCTAAAGGCCAGTAGCACTGTCAGATTTATTTGATAGCGATTACAAATATCAAATTACTAATTAGATTCGTAAAGTTCtttgtgacaaactttgatgttggcttgtgGGTGCAAGTATTCCCAAAGGCCGGTATGCTATGGTGCCAATTCTTTTGGAGGCGGACTGCACgtgacatgatccgaatacctgtgaggaaCTTCCCACTCATTgctctgagtgttttgatatgtcacatgtcaatgttgtggaaagttttttattttccatattttgggggcggggctgcaggaAAACCAGTCGGTACATCATCCTTTGTctagagtatcaccctaaagaagcttggtgtagatagtttggtgtagatagctcgaaagcttgccgagttgtaaacatttataatgggtgtctatggcaaaaaaggccagtttgagacccggtaccatgACAAACTTCAGTCCTATGACATATCCAATTTTGGTCCATGTGTTTCGAAAGCCCGGGGAGTGGTttgatacatttttgtttaagaagaataagcaaaacagaattTTGGCCTCTACAAGCCGACATAACACACCCTGCTGGAATGAAAAAGCGGCACCTACAGAGCATATGCCATGGATCTTACCGAGAAAGGTGTGGGAGAGCTTGCACATCTACCAATCAATATACATCACTATCTGACTTATAGTCATGAGCTGCAGCTAATGACAAACTAAGTCATGAGTGAACTGATGGAATTGAGGTTGCTAGGTGCTCTCTGCTAGGTGATTGGATGAGTAGCCAAGAAATACAGGAAAGCTGTTGCTTCTTTGAACCAAGAGGAGCTAAGTGTGGTAAATTTGGCTCCTGAAGTCTGACTGAACTACTCAGAAGGCTACTACCACAATCAAACAAGGAAGCGGATGAAAATAATTGATGAATGAACAGGCCGTGCTTTTAAactgttacatttaatgttgtggaatatcCTGTTATAATTTACATTATAACATATTTACACAGTCTCCATCAGTCCCGTACGCTCCAAGTTAACAGGCTGCATATTaccaaaaataatgaaatgttcTGTCCTGAAAAATGATAAAACATACAAATGTAACAAAGTGGTGACATTGGAAGCTCAAATATTTAACACCCACCTACAGCATATTATAttgattaaatacatttatttgttaaatatttaatctgtttatataAGGCATGTCTAAATGTACCCACAAGGGCTTTAAACAGTTGAGTTTTGTTTTCAGCACTCAGGTGAGGCTTCTGCTTGTCTGGTATGAAAACTTGTACCCACTGTAAGATCGAACATCcttattttattgaattatgAGATTTACATTGCAAACTTAATTGGAACGACACTCAGAAGTTCCGTtaaaactgaaattaaaaacTGTATAGAATAATAAATAGCATGTTAAAGTAGTTGGTCATATTGGGAAACATGACAAAGTGGTGCTAAATGTTCTGTAGATCAAGAAACAAGCCTGATACGGTCGATATGTTACATGTTAATTTGTTCTATTGCCAGATGTTTCAGAAAGAAAATTACATCCTGAATGAGTTCCACAGACTAACCGGGCGTCATCTCGAGCCTTTAACAAAGAGATGCACAGGAGACGGATGGCACTGAAAAAATTACGAGGACAGTGGACTTGAAAGCAAAGAATAAGACAATCACCTCCGTCGAACTTGCTGTGGATTTAGCTTACATTAAAACAATTGTGTATtccttttatataaataaattttatttttaaaatgcattttatgatGCCAATGACTGAACATTAAGCAACTAAAGCATCTATCACCATTTTATGAGATCTGTACCTTAGAATATGACAGAGAGGTCACTACTGATGACATGGAAAGCTTAAGTACATGTTCCGAAGATTAAGTTACCAAGCAAAgtaaaacaggaaacaagagcCAGAGACAACTTGTGTAAATTATAAGgtcatgaaataaatattcacatgTGCTGACCTCACAGGAATAGCTTAAAggctttgtttgtcttgtttctGGGAAAGAATATCCCACACAAAATTGCTGTGCAATCCACAACATAAAGCTCTAtgtagaagaggaagaaatatAACTATTAATCAGAGGATCGAAAAGAAGTcttcttaaaagaaaaaagttgtaCAGTCATTTAACTtgttaaattgtatttataaaatagGATTAAAATAGCAATAAACAGTCATCAGTAAAGCTGTGAATAGAACTGAACTCCTCTCCCACTCATCGCTATAGGACAGACATATAAAAGCCAACAGGCAAAGTAAATATTGCACCACAATTCAGCTGCatataaaacatgaaacagaCACCCAacatcactcacacatacaagAATAAATCTTTATATTCAATAAAGAATTTTTGGAAAACTTGAAAAAGAAAACTATTCAAGAGGGGCACGCAGTCCTTGACCCTTAGAAATTTCGCTTTAATTTAATACACGAAGTCTCCTTCCCCACTAAGGGACTTTATTAAAGGCAATAATCAGCAAATAACTAGCAAAACAAATGTCTTGAAGCTGAAAGTCATACCTTTCAGTAACCCAGAATGCTTTCAGTTCTCTCAATCTATTTACTTTTTTCATAAACCTTTACATCTACATGGACTTTAAGAACATTATCAGACACTCTAGAAACAGCAGAGTCTTACAGAGgggaaagaaaacaggaaaacaaaataGAAGAAAGTGCCTGAaagaggtgtgtctgtgtggtgctGATCAGTAGTACTGGAGGAAGGTGTCATTTCCACCCTTGACTAATCTCATCCATTCATTGCCACAGTGCAGGACTCCAGTTGAAGCCTGATATATGAAGCTACTTATAAAGGTTGCAGGACTGTGCGGGTAGCATCAGTGCTTCCTCCTGCCTTCTCCAGCTCTGACAACTCCTCAAATATGTTCCTGAAGACAGCACAGAAATCATCAtggcacaaacaaaaaaattacacaggACCATAAACAGTTTTAGCATCTGAGAAATACACTCACTATCCAGCTTAATAGGAACACATGCTCATTAATGCAGTTATTtaaaatcagccaatcatgtggcagcagcacaatgcataaaatcatgcagatataaGTAAAAAGAGCTTATGTTCATCTCATATCTTAGAATGGGGAAAAAGTGCGATCTCTGATTTTTGCATACATCATTTTCTATAGGTTTTTCAGCTTTCTAAATGCAGCCCAAACAACCTAGCAGAAGTATACAATAAATACCAATTAAAATACGTCTAACAGtccataaaacaaataaacctattgacctttattatatattatttccactgtacacatacactcagCCTCTTGTTAACAGGCATTcttaataaagtggatggtgcATGCATgttaactaaacaaaaatcagctTAGCGAGCACATTCAATTGATAAAAATTTATCTGTAAAGTTATAATGCTTCAAAAACTTCTGAGATTACCATCACCTGCAGCCCTCAGCTACGATTAACAAAATAACCAAGAAATCAATTTGTCAAGAGCACAAGAGCTCCAGATCAGCGATAGCCTCACACCGTTGTTCTTAAAACTGTGTTACAATGACAAACACGTTagtaaaataatgtatttgaTCAAAGCCTTACTTGTGCATATAGAAGAATATGTATCCACTTCTGTCTCGGTCTCTTTGAACGGTGGACTCCTGTGTACGCGACACATCTAAATCATTGTAGGTGAGCCAAGACTGCTTCTTCATGTCATAAACGTCACTTATGTAGTGGCCTGAGCAAAGACGTAAAATCATTTTAGCAATGCTTAGAGAAGTTAAACACATCTTTAGAGACACAGGAGCTAGTTAtcttaatatactgtaaactaATACATTTCTAGTACAGTAACCAAACCAGAGAGGATGTCCATACCCGATGATGAGCTGGTACCGATGTGACTGACCACACTAATGAGCCTGAAGGAGTTGGCAAGCTCACCACTCTGcagcaaaaatatttaaaagcacTGTAATAAGATGCTGTTTTCAATCATTTGTTTGAAATTTGATGTTTGTGACTGGTGAGCACATACCTCTGCATTTTTCTTCAACACCTCAGCTTCTGTTTCACTGTACTCCATTTCTAGAGCATCCTCATTTCCAGAGTCATCGTCAGAGTACAGAAGATCGGGAATAGAGTTGTTGAACTCTGGAGGATACAAAATGTctggttaattaaaaaaaaggcttattGCTAAACAGTGAGCGTGCATTCAAGACCATTTTAACAATCTTATATGTTCAGTACTTCTTTACCTTGCAAGCTGAGCTCTGTTGCTCTCTTTAAATCGTcatcttctctcatctctcttgcCTCCTATGCatgaaatgttaatgttttattactgtCTAGTTGGGACTTGTATCAAttgagtgatgatgatgaaaagagTAAAAGACATACATGTTCCTGTAGACTCTGAGCAAGGGCCTGCTGCAACTCCTGCTCCTCACGCTCTTGGTCCAAACTGTATTGCTGCGCCCAGTCCAACTCACCCTGGCCACCATCTGGAGTCTGGTTCTCTTTATTGTCATCCATGGTCAGGTCCAAAGAACCCAGCATGTCTGAGTTACAAGATCAAATGCATTACAAGTGgggatttttatgcacagtAAATCATCCTCCTGTAAGCGGCAAAAATCTGAACAGACTGACTTTTTGGCAATGAAATTGGACAGTCTCTGTACCTCCAGATGCTTTATCTTCTTCTAGAAGATCCAACTGCTGAGCGAGCTCCTGAGCATCTGCATCTCCAAACCCTGTGTCAGGGCTGCTGGTTGGTTCATCAATATTGGGGGCAGCATCATGACGACTCATCTCAAGTACTGCAGCCAGCATTTCATCATCATTCATGCCAGTGAATTCTGATTGATCCAGGTGACTGACCTTCTGTACCTAAACATCAAGACAGCCATTTTAAACTAGTTAATAAGTCTACAAAACCTGAATAAAATAACTATACACAATATAACTGAGCATTAATCAAATTACAATAATCCACAGCTACAATCTAGCTGCATATATAACAAAGTAAAGCATTATACATCTGGCTGCCTGCTAGCTCACCTCCTCTGTCCTGTCATCATCTGTGAGACATTCACTCAAGCGATGTTTGCGAGCGACTTTCCTAATCAATTCCTCTTCGCTGTCTGAGTCACATATCATGATTCCTGCATTTTCACATTTAACTGAACCTTTCCTGTGAAAACATTATCCAAGGTTTAATGCATTTCAAGCATTACGCAAAGGGAAAACAAATACCAGGTCTGTCACCTCACCGTAGCGTAGAGCTGTTTATAGACTGTGACGTTTTCAGTGTTCTAGACCTGTAAAGAAATGTACAACACATATAACAAAGAGTAAATCCAATACAGTACAAATCTGATTTCtctaaataaatctgtgaaatGTGGCACATGCCTACAAGACTGCCTAAACTAAATAATGACTGAATTCTCACAGGGCAGTTTGGACTCTCCAGCCCAGGGTAAGAGCTGGCCGTGTGTTCTCTGTGCAGTGGGACAAAAGAGTGAGGTACTTTGGGATTAAAACCTGCTGCCCCAGCTTGCTGTTCAGAGACAACTGTGCGTTGTAACTGTACCGTTTCAGATGTAGAATCAGGACCCTGAGAGTGAACAGATGAAGGCAGGTTAAAGCTTAGAAAGCTTAAAGAGCtcaaaaataatttgaaatacatttaaacacagtTAACCTGGGAAGTCTGCtgaatttgtgtgtgacagtggcAGATTTCCCATTACATTTCTCACACGAATATTCAATTTCTTCCATCTAAATGAAAtggacataaacaaacaagttaatgagaacaaaaataaacatgttatataAACATCTGAAGTGAGGAGCAAGTTAAAACACACCACTCCACAGTACTGGAATAGAACACtaaaaaatactgtattattTCTACATCTTGTAAATTCTTTGATGCAAGTGACTGCATATAATCCTACCCTGAAGAACAGGTCCAGTGAATCCTGGATGGATCTTAGAGGAAGGGTTTTCTTTTTACGAGGCAGGTCAATTGACAGGTCATTAAACTGTTCACGTTTTGTTATCGCCTCCCCACAGCTGTGGACAGAGCAACAACAACATGGAAAATTAATCCAGTTCTCTCTTTTGCTTTGGAAAAGGACTAGACTGTGTGTCATAAAAATCAATTCTAATTCCACATATACAAAACTACAAGCAATGCACAGAAAAAACGGGGACAAActttgttttttacctttagCAAAAGTAGCATGTTTTTACCCAAGTCTCAGTATACATAGCAAACATATAGACtgtacataatataataatatacaaatattttcttccaaaaatctttttaaacaaaaaaccttttgCAAGTGATTGTGTGTTGCACTTCAAACTCCATGTTGACGGTAACAGGAcatgtgtatatgcgtgtggtATCCACGTCCTCCGTAAGCCGCGTGCCCTGGGGTTCATCCCAGGCTGAAGAATCGCTCCTGCAGCTCTTATTAACCTTTTCTACGTCTTCCTTTAGCTGATCCAGACATTGGCTCAGGAACTCATGGGCATCCTGGAAGCAAAGAATTAACTCTGATTTCTTGTCTACTTTTCTAAAAGAATCATTTTTGTAGTTAGATGGAAAAAAATCACTAGAGGGGGGGATCATGGACAGCTAAAAATTACAAGACATTTGATCATAAAAATCTGCAGGCCTTTCAGAAAACTGATGTACATTTTCACAAAACCAAGTCATCATTCCCAGTCAGAGCATCATTCCTGACAACGATGAAAGAGATGGAGCATTTTTTCCCCAAGTCCTTCAGAAAAACCTTTGTAAACCTGGGAAATTAAGATGATTTTCAGGAGGAATGGGCTAAAACTAAAGCTGATCACACCGTACCATCGTAGTCTTAATTGCTGATATCGGCTCTTCAACAACATACTAACGTTTTTACTTCGTGGCGTCTAAATACTGTTCCAAATAgcaattacatttataaaaaaagtcTGTGGTTATGCTttggaatataaaaataattttttcatgtttataaGTTAAAAAAGTCACAAGACATCTGGTGTGTAAATCTAAAGTGGATATAccaaaaaaattctgaatacTTATTTTCTCTCATTATATGTAGTTCAGGCAAAAGATGTGGGGTTTTGTGTCAGCAAATAAATACTTACATTTTGCATGTACCCAGAAAAACGTTCGGCAGTGGAGGAAATGGCATTCTTCACCCTCCTCAGCAAATCTTTCTTCACCTCTGGAGATGAAACATCTTTTTTCAAAAGCAGCTGAGCAAAGCGCCTAATGGAGAGATGAGAATTAGAATACGGGATGTGTGAGACCGCTAGAAATATTAATGGCTATACAACATAACAGTACCTCAGAAGAGCATTCATTGGAACCCGCTTCCATTGGATACCCTGCTTTAACAGGTCATTTGAAAAAGAAGGTAGGCTGAACAGTGATTGCAGTATGGCATTCATGTAGCAAGTGTTTCCCAAGTTTGAGAACCTAAAGAAGAGAAATTCGCAAACAATTAAGCAATAGAAACTCAAGAAATAACCAATGCAATACAATCAAGAAAGTGATGGAGAGTGCTAAAAGAAGCTCACCCTTGTAATGGAGGCTGAGGTTGTGTAAGAGCAGAGGGTCTCAGCTTGTTCCATCCTCCATAATCCAGAGAAGAACGAGCTTTCTTAAAAGGAGTGGAGTGATTAGGCAGCACCAGGCTTCTTTTAGCTGAAGGTGACTGGTTTGTGCTGGCAGgcctttattaaaaaatagcaTATTCATAAATATTGCAAGAAAATAACTAACTTTCCAATACAGTAATTCCATGAACTAAAAAGGCTAAAACGTTATACATGtgacagaagaaaataaaagtctaaTAGTATTTACCTGTCCAGTAgggaatgtgtttgtgtataatctTTAGTTCCTGTTCTACTGCCATAAAAGGATGATGATTGAAGAGGTGTAGCGCTAAGGGGAGCTGGTTGGGAACAAATCAtcatagaaaataaacatgaacaacactgcaagtttgtgtgtctgtttggcAATTATTATAACGATAACAAGCACCAACCTGAAGCCCTGTTCTCTTCTGACAgcttcattttttctttgtaactGAGGAGAAACTTCCTTGAAGTGTCTGAAATGGCCTTATTGTTGCTGAAAATAGAATCCTAATTAGAATCGGATGCCATACCTTACAGAACACCAGTAAATACTCGTGAATGTGCTTAAAGAACAACAAGTTTACATTAAGTATTACAAATTAAATTCACCAAACTAAACTTACTCAAATCAAagcaacaatgaaaaaaaaaatccaaaatcctTTTGCAATAGAAAATTTTAAAGCACACACTACCTAGAGGAATCATTCTCTTTGGGGTAGTCTTCAGTTAAATCTGTATCGGAGTTCATCAACCTTTTCCTTTTCTCGCTCCTGAAGAAAAACACATCCATGAGCTTAGTTGTGTCTCATTTAAATTCACTCGTTAAATCAATTATTTCAGCCTAATAAATTTACAGCACTAATAACACTTcttttaaaattaaagagaggaaaaaaggtaACAAAACATACAGGACGGTTATGTGCTAAAAGTAAATGACAGATGTTTGATAAACTTGCATTTAACTGCAATATGGAGAGCATTTTGGCTTTATGAAAAACTAGCATATGAGCACATTTGAGCAATCCTTATAAATCCACATATAACAATCCTTACTGTTTTAACTTCATACAACATATATTACCAGAGCCCAGAAGTCAAAAGTACATAAATGTGCAATGTGTTATCCATTAAAATACCTGTGCACTTTCATGCATTTCATCCAATAGCAAAATCCTACCGTCTATGCATTTCTGTAGTGCTTAAATTtcaaaaaattaaattttaaaaatcaaattaaggataaaaataatccCAAAGTAGCTGGAAATGaggtgaaagaaagaagaaaaactgGGGGCTCCTGAGTGGTGGAACAGAAAAGCATTCTTTCAGTCAAAAGTTTCAAATCTCGACAAAGCCACAGCCATCTGCAGACAGACGTCCAAGAAAACCAAATTACTCCGTCTACCCTGCGGTCGAATAGCTAGTGTTACCCCATTTTCCTGAAATAACTTCGGCGAGATGCTTCTTGTAGACGTCTCCCAGTCTCTGACATCGGTCTGAGGAAAGTTTGCCCCCTCCTCAATGCATTCTCAAAGTATTCTTTCAGCTGAGAGATGTTTGAGGGCTCTCTTGCATGCACAGCCCGTTTCATGTCACCCCACAGCATCCCAATGGGATTAAGATCTAGGCTTTGGCGTTTCCAAGACTCTCCATTTCTTAGTTTTCATCCAGTTCTTGGTGAatttactggtatgttttgATTCATTGTCATGTTGCAGGGTCTAATTTTACTTCagctttaaatttttttttacagatggtctcatgttcctcaagcacccCCTGATACATGgtagaattcatagtggattTTATGATGGTGAGCTGGCCCATAAGTGGGTCACATGCATCTTGATCTAACACATACTACCCTATGAGGCCAGCAAATTGATTATGCactttcattaaaatgaaataccATCTAACATATTGCATgaactgtaataataacaacctGTTATATACTATAAACTATTGTTTGTTAGAATtgtaaagagggaaaaaaattaaatggttCCTTGATGCTTATTGGATTTGATAAACCACCACAAGCCACCAGAACAGTTCCTtaggtcctgctgcagcaaagcatccCTAAACCGTAAcacttccaccaccatgtttcacagaggTTATTTTTCTGTAATGGTTCATTTGGTTTACGGCAAACATGTCCTCTGTTCAAGCATCCaattatttctaataattttAGACCCATCTGTCCAAATAACCTTATTCCAGAACTTTGTCTACAATTTCTCTGGCAAACTTCAGTCTGACcttcatgtttttcttacaGAGCAAAGGTTTCCTTCTAGCACACCGCCTGTGAAAGTTAAACTTGTTCTTGTTTAAACCTTTCTGATTATAGATTCATGCTCTTTCAAACCTACAGTAGCAAGCGCCTGCTGTAGGTCCCGTGATGACATTTAGAGGTTTAAACTAGACATTTAAACTAcgtctcaccccctcgctcttacccgccgcaacctacactctgtctccccttcttctgtagcttctggcactctttctactcttcctgatcctgagtc
This genomic window contains:
- the usp37 gene encoding ubiquitin carboxyl-terminal hydrolase 37 isoform X2, which gives rise to MAVALPKLSSGGAVRIRFTSLDVGTTKWREGVFEVHEKDNKSNLVLKFNSGGAPKYFQLNHNVKNVVLGPIHSQNRLSVTLKDSSVVILERLSITVAKKLKEYLETIKQGKQTAYKTNQGSASFGLVLGNRASQNDPGLSSSEKQITPRRSSLDNREESTPRKPLGSPSRVTSTPVRGGLSENRSEKRKRLMNSDTDLTEDYPKENDSSSNNKAISDTSRKFLLSYKEKMKLSEENRASAPLSATPLQSSSFYGSRTGTKDYTQTHSLLDRPASTNQSPSAKRSLVLPNHSTPFKKARSSLDYGGWNKLRPSALTQPQPPLQGFSNLGNTCYMNAILQSLFSLPSFSNDLLKQGIQWKRVPMNALLRRFAQLLLKKDVSSPEVKKDLLRRVKNAISSTAERFSGYMQNDAHEFLSQCLDQLKEDVEKVNKSCRSDSSAWDEPQGTRLTEDVDTTRIYTCPVTVNMEFEVQHTITCKSCGEAITKREQFNDLSIDLPRKKKTLPLRSIQDSLDLFFRMEEIEYSCEKCNGKSATVTHKFSRLPRVLILHLKRYSYNAQLSLNSKLGQQVLIPKYLTLLSHCTENTRPALTLGWRVQTALSRTLKTSQSINSSTLRKGSVKCENAGIMICDSDSEEELIRKVARKHRLSECLTDDDRTEEKVSHLDQSEFTGMNDDEMLAAVLEMSRHDAAPNIDEPTSSPDTGFGDADAQELAQQLDLLEEDKASGDMLGSLDLTMDDNKENQTPDGGQGELDWAQQYSLDQEREEQELQQALAQSLQEHEAREMREDDDLKRATELSLQEFNNSIPDLLYSDDDSGNEDALEMEYSETEAEVLKKNAESGELANSFRLISVVSHIGTSSSSGHYISDVYDMKKQSWLTYNDLDVSRTQESTVQRDRDRSGYIFFYMHKNIFEELSELEKAGGSTDATRTVLQPL
- the usp37 gene encoding ubiquitin carboxyl-terminal hydrolase 37 isoform X1; this translates as MAVALPKLSSGGAVRIRFTSLDVGTTKWREGVFEVHEKDNKSNLVLKFNSGGAPKYFQLNHNVKNVVLGPIHSQNRLSVTLKDSSVVILERLSITVAKKLKEYLETIKQGKQTAYKTNQGSASFGLVLGNRASQNDPGLSSSEKQITPRRSSLDNREESTPRKPLGSPSRVTSTPVRGGLSENRSEKRKRLMNSDTDLTEDYPKENDSSSNNKAISDTSRKFLLSYKEKMKLSEENRASAPLSATPLQSSSFYGSRTGTKDYTQTHSLLDRPASTNQSPSAKRSLVLPNHSTPFKKARSSLDYGGWNKLRPSALTQPQPPLQGFSNLGNTCYMNAILQSLFSLPSFSNDLLKQGIQWKRVPMNALLRRFAQLLLKKDVSSPEVKKDLLRRVKNAISSTAERFSGYMQNDAHEFLSQCLDQLKEDVEKVNKSCRSDSSAWDEPQGTRLTEDVDTTRIYTCPVTVNMEFEVQHTITCKSCGEAITKREQFNDLSIDLPRKKKTLPLRSIQDSLDLFFRMEEIEYSCEKCNGKSATVTHKFSRLPRVLILHLKRYSYNAQLSLNSKLGQQVLIPKYLTLLSHCTENTRPALTLGWRVQTALSRTLKTSQSINSSTLRKGSVKCENAGIMICDSDSEEELIRKVARKHRLSECLTDDDRTEEVQKVSHLDQSEFTGMNDDEMLAAVLEMSRHDAAPNIDEPTSSPDTGFGDADAQELAQQLDLLEEDKASGDMLGSLDLTMDDNKENQTPDGGQGELDWAQQYSLDQEREEQELQQALAQSLQEHEAREMREDDDLKRATELSLQEFNNSIPDLLYSDDDSGNEDALEMEYSETEAEVLKKNAESGELANSFRLISVVSHIGTSSSSGHYISDVYDMKKQSWLTYNDLDVSRTQESTVQRDRDRSGYIFFYMHKNIFEELSELEKAGGSTDATRTVLQPL